The Rhizobium etli 8C-3 genome has a segment encoding these proteins:
- a CDS encoding TolC family protein — translation MTPTKLLAAISVIPFVLAGCVSSAEYARNEAGFTTVSSKTAAIASKRTVWVQNQQQARAASAQVRALLARKKSLDVETAVQIALLNNKGLQAAYADLGDSAADAWQSTMFLNPTVAVGLTGIGTPGLEAFKTVEGAVVTNILALATKKRDIEIADTRFRQAQLNAAVRTLQLAADTRRAWINAVAAWENVGQLQRAQATADAASELAQKLGETGAMTKGAQAREHVFVAELAGETAKARLAARLTKEELTRLMGLWGSDLDYQVPNSLPSLPRAVVKRDTIEAEALRNRIDLQVAKLELEATARSYGLTEATRYVTDLEILTGLETEREIEDGDKKVDTTGFAELEFAIPIFDTGKARMRKAELDYMRAANELAEKAINVRSEARSAYEAYRSNYDIARHYRNSVVPLRTKVEEESLLTYNGMITNTFELLTDTRDKINSILLSVNAKRDFWLAEANLAPAIYGGGATATSAETEVASASESRGGGGH, via the coding sequence ATGACCCCGACGAAACTGCTCGCAGCCATCTCAGTTATTCCATTCGTCCTAGCAGGCTGTGTCAGCAGCGCGGAATATGCCAGGAATGAAGCCGGTTTCACCACTGTCTCCAGTAAGACTGCTGCCATCGCCTCTAAGCGAACCGTCTGGGTGCAAAATCAACAACAGGCGCGAGCAGCATCTGCTCAGGTCAGAGCGCTCCTGGCTCGCAAGAAGTCACTCGACGTCGAGACCGCCGTACAGATCGCCCTGCTGAACAACAAGGGCCTTCAGGCGGCGTATGCCGATCTTGGCGACAGCGCCGCTGACGCCTGGCAATCGACAATGTTCCTGAACCCGACTGTAGCCGTTGGTTTGACAGGCATCGGGACGCCCGGGTTAGAGGCCTTCAAGACAGTCGAAGGGGCAGTCGTCACCAACATCCTGGCGCTTGCCACGAAGAAGCGTGACATCGAAATCGCTGACACGCGGTTCCGGCAAGCACAGTTGAACGCTGCTGTGCGTACGCTTCAGCTTGCCGCCGACACCCGTCGCGCCTGGATCAACGCCGTTGCTGCCTGGGAGAACGTGGGCCAGTTGCAACGCGCCCAAGCCACTGCCGATGCAGCCTCCGAGCTAGCACAGAAGCTGGGCGAGACCGGGGCAATGACCAAAGGCGCTCAAGCTCGCGAGCATGTTTTTGTAGCCGAGCTTGCAGGCGAAACCGCAAAGGCGCGTCTGGCGGCCCGGCTGACAAAGGAAGAGCTTACGCGTCTTATGGGTCTTTGGGGCTCTGACCTCGACTATCAAGTCCCGAACAGCCTGCCGTCCCTGCCAAGGGCTGTCGTCAAGCGCGATACCATCGAGGCGGAGGCACTTCGCAACCGTATCGATCTGCAAGTCGCCAAACTTGAGTTGGAGGCGACCGCTCGCTCCTATGGGCTGACAGAGGCAACTCGGTATGTGACCGATCTGGAAATCCTGACGGGGCTTGAAACGGAACGCGAAATCGAGGACGGCGACAAGAAGGTCGACACGACGGGATTTGCCGAGCTGGAATTCGCGATCCCAATCTTCGACACCGGCAAGGCCCGGATGCGCAAGGCCGAGCTTGACTACATGCGTGCCGCCAACGAGTTGGCGGAAAAAGCCATCAACGTCCGTTCGGAAGCACGCTCCGCCTACGAGGCCTACCGGTCGAACTACGACATCGCCCGGCACTACCGCAACAGCGTCGTGCCGCTGCGCACCAAGGTCGAAGAGGAGTCTCTGCTGACCTACAACGGCATGATCACCAACACGTTCGAACTGCTCACCGACACACGCGACAAGATCAACTCCATCCTGCTCTCCGTCAACGCCAAACGCGACTTCTGGTTGGCCGAAGCCAACCTTGCGCCAGCGATTTATGGCGGCGGCGCGACGGCTACGTCAGCAGAGACCGAAGTTGCCTCTGCCTCCGAGAGCCGCGGTGGCGGCGGCCATTGA
- the hutC gene encoding histidine utilization repressor, producing MKRPGEMKREFSENDTAPLYAGVKQVILDRIHSGEWPPKHRVPSENELVVELGVSKMTANRALRELASEGELVRIQGVGSFVAERKGYSALFEVRNIAEEIAERGNAHEAKVIVLAREIASPEVADALELEIGGPVFHSLIVHSENGVPVQIEDRFVNPSAAQNYLEQDFSSVTPNAYLTAAAPLSGSEHVVEAAMPRSWECKLLMILKTEPCLAIRRRTWSGKKVVSTARLVYPGHRYRLEARSGRMFDE from the coding sequence ATGAAGCGTCCGGGCGAGATGAAGCGCGAGTTTTCCGAAAATGACACCGCACCGCTTTACGCCGGCGTCAAACAGGTGATCCTCGATCGCATTCACAGCGGCGAATGGCCGCCCAAGCATCGCGTGCCTTCCGAAAACGAACTCGTCGTCGAGCTCGGCGTCAGCAAGATGACCGCCAACCGCGCCTTGCGCGAGCTTGCCAGCGAGGGTGAGCTGGTGCGCATCCAGGGCGTCGGTTCGTTTGTTGCGGAGCGCAAAGGCTATTCTGCGCTTTTTGAAGTGCGTAATATTGCTGAAGAGATTGCCGAGCGTGGAAACGCGCATGAGGCAAAGGTCATTGTTCTTGCAAGAGAAATCGCCTCCCCGGAAGTGGCTGATGCGCTGGAGCTTGAAATCGGCGGCCCCGTATTCCACTCGCTCATCGTTCACAGCGAAAACGGCGTTCCGGTGCAAATCGAAGACCGCTTCGTCAACCCGTCGGCGGCGCAGAATTACCTTGAGCAAGATTTCTCCTCGGTGACACCGAATGCCTATCTCACAGCCGCAGCGCCATTGAGTGGATCCGAGCATGTCGTCGAAGCAGCAATGCCGAGGAGTTGGGAATGCAAGCTGCTGATGATTTTGAAAACGGAACCCTGTCTTGCGATCCGGCGACGGACCTGGTCGGGCAAGAAGGTTGTCTCGACTGCCAGACTTGTTTATCCGGGGCATCGCTATCGGCTGGAAGCACGCAGTGGCCGGATGTTTGATGAATAG
- a CDS encoding transporter substrate-binding domain-containing protein has product MRLKTLFLSAGFMLATFAAPLAAKDWKTATITLEGAYAPWNLTNADGSLGGFEPELAKILCERAKIECSLVASDWDGMIPALNAGKFDVIMDALSITEERKKIIDFTVPYAATPAAFATAKDSPLANAAGTGSTITMTPGQSGVKEIEALKEAFKDKTIGIQAATVYAKFVYDNFGSIAEIREYKTGADRDLDLQSGRIDLGFDDAVYFNNAFQAANGALAFTGPEIAGSIWGEGEGLGLRKADTDLRDKFNEAIKSALADGTVKNLSMKWFKVDVSPQK; this is encoded by the coding sequence ATGAGATTGAAGACGCTTTTTCTTTCTGCCGGGTTCATGCTCGCAACCTTCGCCGCCCCGCTCGCGGCCAAGGATTGGAAGACCGCCACCATAACGCTCGAAGGCGCCTACGCGCCGTGGAACCTGACGAATGCCGACGGCTCGCTCGGCGGTTTCGAACCCGAACTCGCCAAGATTCTTTGCGAACGTGCCAAGATTGAGTGCAGCCTCGTCGCCTCAGACTGGGACGGAATGATTCCAGCCCTCAACGCCGGCAAGTTCGACGTCATCATGGACGCCTTGTCGATCACCGAGGAACGCAAGAAGATCATCGACTTTACGGTGCCCTACGCCGCGACCCCCGCCGCCTTTGCGACAGCCAAGGATAGTCCGCTTGCCAACGCCGCAGGCACAGGCTCGACCATCACGATGACTCCCGGCCAGAGCGGGGTGAAGGAAATCGAAGCCCTCAAGGAAGCCTTCAAGGACAAGACGATCGGCATTCAGGCGGCGACTGTCTATGCCAAATTCGTCTATGACAACTTCGGCAGCATCGCCGAGATCCGTGAATACAAGACCGGTGCAGACCGCGACCTTGACTTGCAGAGCGGCCGTATCGATCTCGGCTTTGACGATGCGGTCTATTTCAACAACGCCTTTCAAGCCGCAAATGGTGCGCTTGCCTTTACCGGTCCCGAAATAGCCGGTTCCATCTGGGGTGAGGGCGAAGGTCTTGGGCTGCGCAAGGCAGATACGGATCTGCGCGACAAGTTCAACGAGGCCATCAAGTCTGCCCTTGCTGACGGCACCGTCAAAAACCTCTCGATGAAGTGGTTCAAGGTCGACGTCAGCCCGCAGAAGTAA
- a CDS encoding ABC transporter permease, whose product MATMELIGFGSTGWGALLLLGAATTLAVTATALAIGALLGTIVAGAKLSGNWLLSAMGSLYTTVFRGVPELLIIYLIYFGGSSAMTAIGTAMGYEGFLGLPSFAAGALAVGIISGAYQAEVFRGAYLAISKGELEAASAIGMHRGLRFRRIIMPQVLRFAIPGLGNVWQLSLKDSALVSVTGLAELMRTSQVAAGSTRQYFLFFIIGGALYLILTSLSDRVFNGAERRTNRSMPAAAMGQA is encoded by the coding sequence ATGGCGACAATGGAACTGATCGGCTTCGGCTCGACAGGATGGGGAGCACTGCTTCTGCTCGGTGCCGCGACGACGCTTGCCGTGACGGCGACGGCGCTCGCAATCGGGGCGCTGCTCGGAACGATCGTCGCCGGCGCCAAGCTGTCCGGCAATTGGCTGCTGTCTGCCATGGGCAGTCTCTACACCACCGTTTTTCGCGGCGTTCCCGAACTGCTGATCATCTATCTGATCTATTTCGGCGGATCGTCCGCAATGACGGCGATCGGCACGGCCATGGGTTACGAGGGTTTTCTCGGACTACCTTCCTTCGCGGCCGGTGCGCTGGCGGTTGGTATCATTTCAGGCGCATATCAGGCGGAGGTCTTCCGTGGCGCCTATCTTGCGATTTCCAAGGGAGAACTTGAGGCGGCATCCGCAATCGGCATGCATCGCGGCTTGCGCTTCCGGCGCATTATCATGCCACAGGTCCTGCGCTTCGCCATTCCCGGCCTCGGCAATGTCTGGCAGTTGAGCCTCAAGGACTCGGCGCTGGTTTCGGTGACGGGTCTTGCCGAACTGATGCGGACCAGCCAGGTCGCGGCCGGCTCCACCCGGCAATATTTCCTCTTCTTCATCATCGGTGGCGCGCTCTATCTGATCCTGACGAGCCTTTCCGATCGGGTATTCAATGGTGCCGAGCGGCGGACAAACCGCAGCATGCCGGCAGCTGCGATGGGCCAGGCCTGA
- a CDS encoding ABC transporter permease, producing the protein MDFTFLSQTMITLLKAVPMTLALFSASIFFGLFLALLIVWMRVGGNPVLSAIAKGYVFVFRGSPLLIQMFLVFYGLGQFGFIRYSFLWPFLREPFVCAVLSLALCTAGYTAEIFRGGIRAISPREIEAARSIGMSGFVLVRRILAPIAFRHALPAYSTEIVLMMKSTALASLVTVWEVTGVAQRLISQTYRTMEVFLCAALIYLVLNFIILQGMTLLEYSLSRHRRATPAALKA; encoded by the coding sequence ATGGATTTCACCTTTCTGTCGCAGACCATGATCACCCTTTTGAAGGCTGTGCCGATGACGCTGGCGCTGTTTTCCGCGTCGATCTTCTTCGGCCTCTTTCTGGCGCTCTTGATTGTCTGGATGCGCGTTGGCGGCAATCCGGTACTCTCGGCGATTGCCAAGGGCTACGTCTTTGTCTTTCGCGGCTCACCGCTTCTGATCCAGATGTTTCTCGTCTTTTACGGCCTCGGGCAATTTGGTTTCATCCGCTATTCCTTCCTCTGGCCGTTCCTGAGAGAGCCTTTCGTCTGTGCCGTTCTGTCGCTGGCGCTGTGCACTGCCGGTTACACGGCCGAGATCTTCCGCGGCGGCATTCGGGCAATCTCTCCAAGGGAAATCGAGGCCGCCCGCTCGATCGGCATGTCGGGCTTTGTGCTTGTGCGCCGCATCCTGGCGCCCATCGCTTTTAGGCATGCCCTGCCTGCTTATTCGACTGAAATCGTCCTGATGATGAAGTCGACGGCTCTCGCAAGCCTCGTCACGGTATGGGAGGTCACAGGTGTCGCCCAGCGTCTGATCTCGCAGACCTATCGTACGATGGAGGTCTTCCTCTGTGCTGCCCTCATCTATCTTGTTTTGAACTTCATCATCCTTCAGGGCATGACCCTGCTTGAATATTCGCTCTCCCGACATCGCCGCGCCACTCCGGCGGCGCTGAAGGCGTAG
- a CDS encoding ABC transporter ATP-binding protein, producing MPGQTRLSVRNIRKSFGTHEVLRGISLDAQDGDVISLLGASGSGKSTFLRCINLLETATSGEIWVDGEEIQMVHKNGRSRPASQKQVDHIRSELGMVFQQFNLWSHMTILQNVIEGPVHVLKRPRAECISEAEALLEKVGIADKRHAYPAHLSGGQQQRAAIARALAMKPKVMLFDEPTSALDPELVGEVLRVMRALAEEGMTMLVVTHEMSFARNVSNRVIFMRQGLVESSGAPDAMFGGGASKAFRQFIGDFGSGQ from the coding sequence ATGCCCGGTCAGACCCGACTTTCGGTCCGCAACATCCGCAAGAGCTTCGGCACTCACGAGGTGTTGCGCGGAATTTCCCTCGATGCACAGGATGGCGATGTGATTTCGCTGCTCGGCGCATCAGGCTCCGGCAAATCGACGTTCCTGCGTTGCATCAACCTTCTCGAGACGGCGACCAGTGGCGAGATCTGGGTCGATGGCGAAGAGATCCAGATGGTGCACAAGAACGGAAGAAGCAGGCCCGCGAGCCAGAAGCAGGTCGATCATATCCGCTCCGAACTCGGCATGGTCTTTCAGCAATTTAATCTCTGGTCACATATGACCATCCTGCAGAATGTGATCGAAGGCCCCGTGCATGTCCTCAAACGGCCGCGTGCAGAGTGCATTTCCGAAGCCGAAGCGCTGCTCGAAAAGGTCGGCATCGCCGATAAACGTCATGCCTATCCGGCGCATCTTTCGGGCGGCCAGCAGCAGCGTGCTGCAATCGCGCGCGCGCTTGCGATGAAGCCGAAGGTGATGCTCTTTGACGAGCCGACTTCTGCCCTTGATCCAGAACTCGTTGGTGAGGTACTCCGGGTCATGCGTGCGCTCGCCGAAGAGGGCATGACCATGCTCGTTGTCACGCACGAAATGAGTTTTGCCCGCAACGTCTCTAATCGCGTCATCTTCATGCGCCAAGGGCTTGTGGAAAGCAGTGGCGCTCCGGACGCAATGTTCGGCGGCGGCGCATCGAAAGCCTTCCGCCAGTTCATCGGCGATTTCGGAAGTGGACAATGA